The proteins below come from a single Campylobacter sp. CCUG 57310 genomic window:
- a CDS encoding NAD(P)-binding domain-containing protein has product MRCVYDLVVIGGGPCGIAAVVEAKANGFRNVLLLEKGDNHSQTIRKFYKDNKRVDKSYKGQDSTIHGIVAFDDGTKESTLDYFDRLLDNDEIDTAFNSEVESVKKEDGVFHITTASVGYGAKNVMISIGKMGRPNKPDYKIPPSLNSVVNFNLNSCSSGEKIIVVGGGNSAAEYAVELSEANDVTLNYRKDKFTRLNDINESAVMELANAKKLKLKLGVDIKELENESGKIRVNFTDDTSEIYDRIIYAIGGSTPVDFLQKCGVELDEDKDPIVDENYQSTIKGLYIGGDIVLKNGGSIVLALNHAHKVIQSIKNSR; this is encoded by the coding sequence ATGAGATGTGTTTACGATCTTGTGGTGATAGGCGGCGGTCCTTGCGGTATTGCTGCGGTTGTAGAGGCTAAAGCTAACGGTTTTAGAAACGTTTTATTATTAGAAAAAGGCGATAACCATAGCCAAACCATTCGTAAATTTTACAAAGACAACAAGCGCGTTGATAAGAGTTATAAGGGGCAAGATAGCACGATTCACGGAATTGTGGCTTTTGATGACGGAACGAAAGAGAGCACGCTTGATTATTTTGATAGGCTTTTGGACAATGACGAGATAGATACCGCATTTAACTCCGAGGTTGAAAGCGTGAAAAAAGAAGACGGAGTGTTTCATATCACGACCGCTTCGGTGGGATACGGCGCTAAAAATGTGATGATATCCATAGGTAAAATGGGGCGTCCGAATAAGCCTGATTATAAAATTCCCCCTTCGCTAAATTCGGTTGTAAATTTTAATCTAAATTCATGTTCAAGCGGTGAAAAGATAATCGTCGTAGGCGGTGGAAATTCGGCCGCCGAATACGCCGTAGAGCTTAGCGAAGCAAACGACGTGACGCTTAATTACCGCAAGGACAAATTTACAAGACTAAATGATATAAATGAAAGCGCAGTTATGGAGCTTGCAAACGCTAAAAAGCTAAAATTAAAACTTGGCGTAGACATAAAAGAGCTTGAAAACGAATCAGGCAAGATAAGAGTAAATTTCACGGATGATACTAGCGAAATTTACGACCGAATCATTTACGCTATAGGCGGTTCAACTCCTGTTGATTTCTTGCAAAAGTGCGGCGTAGAGCTTGATGAGGATAAAGATCCGATTGTAGATGAGAATTATCAAAGTACCATAAAAGGGCTTTATATAGGCGGAGATATCGTGCTTAAAAACGGCGGCTCGATTGTTTTAGCGCTAAATCATGCGCATAAAGTAATACAAAGCATTAAAAATAGTAGGTAG
- the rarD gene encoding EamA family transporter RarD: MKNYENETKAGMIYGLSAFILWGLFPIYFKQLYELGFAEIVAHRIIWSVLFLYILLKFSKKLSDAKQFFTNKKTAFLLFTSGVLIALNWSIYIYAVSIDKIVDASLGYFINPLITMLLGVVVLKEKISNTGKFAIFIVFIAISIQIYDVGGLPFISVILPLSFAIYSLVRKRIKIPSLEGLFVETTMVMPIAIAALFFIAKSGQNHFDFSWFGLFITLCGPLTVIPLLLFNSAALRINLSTIGYMQYISPSLQLLIAVFVYNEPINTAKISSFVLIWIALGVVSIDGIYKKKKQI, encoded by the coding sequence ATGAAAAACTACGAAAACGAAACAAAAGCGGGCATGATATACGGTCTTAGCGCTTTCATACTTTGGGGACTTTTTCCGATATATTTCAAGCAGCTTTATGAGCTGGGATTTGCCGAGATAGTCGCTCACCGCATCATCTGGTCGGTGCTGTTTTTATATATCCTGCTTAAATTTAGCAAAAAACTCTCTGATGCAAAGCAGTTTTTCACAAACAAAAAAACCGCTTTTTTGCTCTTTACTAGCGGGGTTTTAATCGCTCTTAACTGGTCGATTTATATCTATGCGGTTAGTATCGATAAGATTGTGGATGCAAGCTTAGGATACTTCATAAACCCTCTTATAACGATGCTTCTTGGAGTAGTGGTGCTAAAAGAGAAAATTTCAAACACTGGCAAATTTGCGATATTTATCGTTTTTATCGCTATCTCTATCCAAATTTACGATGTGGGCGGACTGCCTTTTATCTCGGTTATCCTGCCTCTTTCGTTTGCTATCTATTCGCTTGTTAGAAAGCGTATCAAAATTCCATCTTTAGAAGGACTTTTCGTAGAGACTACGATGGTTATGCCTATTGCTATTGCGGCGCTGTTTTTCATAGCAAAGAGCGGGCAAAATCACTTTGATTTTTCGTGGTTTGGGCTTTTTATCACGCTTTGCGGACCGCTTACGGTTATACCGCTTTTACTCTTTAATTCGGCTGCTTTAAGAATAAATTTAAGCACCATCGGCTATATGCAGTATATCTCGCCCTCACTTCAACTTCTAATCGCGGTCTTTGTCTATAACGAACCGATAAACACGGCTAAAATAAGCTCGTTTGTGCTTATTTGGATAGCTCTTGGAGTAGTTAGCATAGATGGAATTTACAAAAAGAAAAAGCAAATTTGA
- a CDS encoding dihydroorotase family protein — MTTLIKNATIVNSDEIFKANILIDGEIIADITTDEPKADRVIDAAGKLVMPGLIDMHVHFRDPGLEYKDDINSGSETAVAGGVTTCLPMANTNPVNDNAVITRDMIAKAKARGLIDLLPIGAITKSMGGNKVVEMGDMVEAGAVAFSDDGLPVASSDVMRYALEYSKHFGSFVINHSQDCSLCRGGHMNEGRVSAILGIKGMPREQEEIMVSRDLLLAKLTGGHIHIAHVSSEWSLKLIKQARDEGINVTCEVTPHHFTYTEDELMNYDTNFKMSPPLRTSSDVKAVREAIANGLVDVIVTDHAPHHTDEKFLEFDKAPFGILGLQTLIPMTLDLVREGLIDYKKMVELTSFNPAKLLKLNNKGKLAKGMLADIVIVDPDFEYVYDKNLNKSKSQNSPLIDKKLKGAAIKTIKSGKLVFDFPNVVA, encoded by the coding sequence ATGACTACTTTAATAAAAAACGCAACTATAGTAAATTCCGATGAAATTTTTAAGGCAAATATCCTGATAGACGGCGAAATCATAGCTGATATAACGACAGACGAACCAAAGGCTGATAGAGTCATAGACGCCGCAGGAAAGCTTGTGATGCCGGGGCTTATTGATATGCACGTGCATTTTAGAGATCCGGGGCTTGAATACAAAGACGACATAAACTCAGGTAGCGAAACGGCGGTTGCAGGAGGCGTAACAACCTGCTTGCCGATGGCAAATACAAACCCCGTAAATGACAATGCCGTAATAACTCGCGATATGATCGCTAAAGCAAAAGCAAGAGGACTAATCGACCTACTTCCGATAGGCGCTATCACAAAGAGTATGGGCGGAAACAAAGTCGTAGAGATGGGCGATATGGTAGAAGCCGGGGCAGTTGCATTTAGCGATGACGGCTTGCCCGTAGCAAGCAGCGACGTGATGAGATACGCACTTGAATACTCAAAGCATTTTGGTTCATTTGTCATAAACCACTCGCAAGACTGCTCTTTGTGTCGCGGCGGACATATGAACGAAGGGCGAGTTTCGGCGATTTTAGGCATAAAAGGCATGCCAAGAGAGCAAGAGGAGATCATGGTGTCTCGCGACTTGCTTCTTGCAAAGCTAACAGGCGGACACATCCACATAGCTCACGTTAGCTCGGAGTGGTCGCTAAAGCTCATCAAGCAAGCTAGAGATGAGGGTATAAATGTAACTTGCGAGGTTACGCCGCATCACTTTACATATACAGAAGACGAGCTGATGAATTATGATACAAATTTTAAAATGTCGCCGCCCTTGCGCACATCAAGCGACGTAAAAGCCGTAAGAGAGGCTATCGCAAACGGGCTAGTGGATGTCATAGTAACCGACCACGCCCCGCATCATACGGATGAAAAATTTTTAGAATTTGATAAAGCTCCGTTTGGAATTTTGGGACTTCAGACGCTGATTCCAATGACTTTAGATCTTGTTAGAGAGGGGCTTATCGACTATAAAAAAATGGTTGAGCTGACATCTTTTAACCCGGCAAAACTTCTTAAACTAAACAACAAAGGCAAGTTAGCAAAAGGAATGCTAGCGGACATCGTTATCGTAGATCCCGACTTTGAATACGTCTATGATAAAAATTTAAACAAATCCAAATCCCAAAACTCTCCGTTAATTGATAAGAAATTAAAAGGCGCAGCTATCAAAACGATAAAAAGCGGCAAATTGGTATTTGACTTTCCTAATGTAGTAGCGTGA
- a CDS encoding class II 3-deoxy-7-phosphoheptulonate synthase, with amino-acid sequence MNWTKSSWRNLNILQQPVYPNLDELKSVENKLASLPPLVFAGEVRNLKKALKDVTEGKSFLLQGGDCAESFLNFNANNIRDMFKVMLQMAIVLTFAGRCPVVKVGRVAGQFAKPRSSDYEEVGGAKLPSYRGDIINGFEFNEAARVPDPKRMIEAYYQSASTMNLLRAFSRGGLADLHEVHRWNLGFIKKPELGKKYDELVEKLSQTLAFMEACGITSQNAPTINQTVVYTSHEALLLPYEEALTREDSLTGDWYDCSAHMLWIGERTRGIDDAHVHFLSGVHNPIGVKIGPSVTSEDVIKLAGKLNPNNEAGRLNIIVRMGAEKIGDKLPEILRGVKKEGLNILYSIDPMHGNTVKSSNNYKTREFHKILSEVKSFFEIHKAEGTYAGGVHLEMTGQDVTECVGGAFNITEKSLENRYETQCDPRLNADQALELAFLIADFVKKN; translated from the coding sequence ATGAATTGGACTAAAAGCTCGTGGAGAAATTTAAACATCTTGCAGCAACCCGTTTATCCGAATTTAGATGAGTTAAAAAGCGTGGAAAACAAGCTTGCTTCGCTTCCTCCGCTTGTCTTTGCGGGTGAGGTGAGGAATCTTAAAAAGGCGCTTAAGGATGTTACCGAAGGCAAGTCGTTTTTGCTTCAGGGCGGCGATTGCGCGGAGAGCTTTTTAAATTTTAACGCGAACAATATAAGAGATATGTTTAAAGTCATGCTTCAAATGGCGATAGTTCTTACCTTTGCCGGGCGTTGTCCCGTAGTTAAGGTCGGTCGCGTGGCAGGGCAGTTTGCAAAGCCTAGAAGTAGTGACTACGAAGAGGTAGGAGGCGCAAAACTGCCTAGTTACCGAGGCGATATCATAAACGGCTTTGAATTTAACGAAGCTGCGCGCGTGCCCGATCCAAAAAGAATGATAGAGGCTTATTATCAATCAGCCTCGACAATGAACCTTCTTCGTGCGTTTTCAAGAGGCGGTTTGGCCGATTTGCATGAGGTGCATAGATGGAATTTGGGTTTTATTAAAAAGCCTGAGCTTGGCAAAAAATACGATGAATTGGTTGAAAAGCTTAGTCAAACGCTTGCGTTTATGGAGGCTTGCGGTATAACTTCTCAAAATGCTCCGACTATAAATCAAACTGTAGTTTATACTTCTCACGAGGCTTTGTTGCTTCCTTACGAAGAGGCTTTAACTCGCGAAGATAGTCTTACGGGAGATTGGTATGACTGCTCGGCTCACATGCTTTGGATAGGCGAGAGAACGCGTGGAATCGATGATGCGCACGTGCATTTTTTAAGCGGAGTTCATAACCCGATCGGAGTTAAGATAGGACCTAGCGTAACTAGCGAGGATGTGATAAAACTCGCCGGCAAACTAAATCCGAATAACGAAGCGGGCAGGCTAAATATCATCGTCAGAATGGGAGCTGAAAAGATAGGAGATAAGCTTCCTGAAATTTTACGCGGAGTGAAAAAAGAAGGGCTTAATATCCTTTATAGTATCGATCCGATGCACGGAAACACCGTAAAATCATCAAACAACTATAAAACTCGCGAATTTCATAAAATTTTATCCGAGGTTAAGAGCTTTTTTGAAATTCACAAAGCCGAAGGCACTTACGCAGGAGGTGTGCATTTGGAAATGACGGGACAAGACGTAACCGAGTGTGTCGGAGGTGCGTTTAATATAACCGAAAAGAGCCTTGAAAATCGCTACGAAACGCAGTGCGATCCGCGCTTAAATGCAGATCAGGCGCTTGAGCTTGCCTTTTTGATAGCTGATTTTGTAAAGAAAAACTAA
- a CDS encoding aspartate carbamoyltransferase catalytic subunit, with the protein MSYTKKDLVTTSNLSKDEIYHFLNLAKEFKELNNSEIKKAKSLYGKTTVNAFFENSTRTRTSFEIAAKRLGADAINFSASQSSTKKGETLIDTINNIVAMKTDIVVVRHYSSGAAKFVAANTDAHVVNAGDGLNEHPSQALLDLFTILEHRGNLENLTVAIIGDIFHSRVARSNIYAMQTLGIKVKLFGPPMMLTGMEAFGCQICKSMQEALEDTDAIIMLRIQLERQDDEVAFPSVREYSKFFGLTASKMKFAKDGVMILHPGPINRGVEINSDVADDPRYSHVLNQVENGVAVRMAILHTLISNK; encoded by the coding sequence ATGAGCTACACCAAAAAAGACCTCGTAACAACTTCAAATTTAAGCAAAGATGAGATTTACCACTTCTTAAATTTAGCCAAAGAATTTAAAGAACTAAACAACTCCGAAATCAAAAAAGCAAAATCCCTCTACGGAAAAACAACGGTAAATGCGTTTTTTGAAAACTCCACACGCACAAGAACCAGCTTTGAAATAGCGGCAAAGCGTCTTGGAGCCGATGCTATAAACTTTAGCGCCTCTCAAAGCAGCACCAAAAAAGGCGAAACGCTGATTGATACCATAAACAACATAGTCGCGATGAAAACCGATATCGTAGTAGTTAGACACTATAGCTCAGGCGCTGCGAAATTTGTAGCCGCAAACACCGACGCTCACGTAGTAAATGCCGGCGACGGGTTAAACGAACACCCAAGCCAAGCCCTACTTGATCTATTTACCATCCTTGAGCACAGAGGAAATTTAGAAAATTTAACCGTAGCGATAATCGGCGATATATTTCATAGCCGCGTGGCTCGTTCAAACATTTACGCAATGCAAACTCTCGGTATCAAAGTTAAGCTGTTTGGTCCGCCTATGATGCTAACGGGAATGGAGGCTTTTGGCTGTCAAATTTGCAAAAGCATGCAAGAAGCGCTTGAAGATACCGATGCAATCATCATGCTTAGGATCCAGCTTGAACGCCAAGATGACGAAGTGGCGTTTCCGTCGGTAAGAGAGTATTCTAAATTTTTCGGGCTCACCGCCTCAAAGATGAAATTTGCCAAAGATGGAGTCATGATACTTCACCCCGGACCCATAAATAGAGGCGTAGAGATAAATTCAGACGTTGCGGATGATCCTAGATACTCTCACGTATTAAATCAGGTCGAAAACGGAGTTGCCGTAAGAATGGCGATACTTCATACTTTAATCTCAAACAAATAA